The Chryseobacterium sp. 52 genome includes a region encoding these proteins:
- a CDS encoding YciI family protein — MFIISLTYKTSLEHVERFIPEHNDFLERYYSSGNFIASGRKDPRTGGIILAQADSKDEAEQIIKEDPFYIHQIADYDIIEFIPSKYNEHFKFFIKNS, encoded by the coding sequence ATGTTTATTATTTCGCTGACTTATAAGACTTCCTTAGAACATGTAGAACGTTTTATTCCGGAACACAATGATTTTCTGGAAAGATATTACAGCTCCGGAAATTTTATTGCTTCAGGAAGGAAAGATCCCAGGACAGGAGGAATTATTCTGGCTCAGGCAGACTCTAAGGATGAAGCCGAACAGATTATTAAGGAGGATCCTTTCTATATTCATCAGATAGCGGATTATGATATCATTGAATTTATTCCATCAAAATATAACGAACATTTTAAATTTTTTATCAAAAACTCATGA
- a CDS encoding septal ring lytic transglycosylase RlpA family protein, whose product MMKRFILVIIMMISTLGVYSFTGNTLDAKKTSYASYYHDKFNGRKTASGEIFSNSKFTAANRTLPFGTNIKVTNLNNGKQVIVKINDRGPFHASRALDISKAAFDEIGDINHGTIPVEYEIVD is encoded by the coding sequence ATGATGAAAAGATTCATTCTCGTAATCATAATGATGATTTCAACCTTAGGTGTTTATTCTTTTACAGGTAATACCTTAGATGCGAAGAAAACAAGTTATGCATCGTACTACCACGATAAGTTTAATGGTAGAAAAACAGCAAGCGGAGAGATCTTTAGTAATTCAAAGTTCACCGCTGCAAACAGAACGCTTCCGTTTGGGACTAATATTAAAGTTACCAATCTGAACAATGGAAAACAGGTGATAGTGAAGATTAATGATAGAGGGCCTTTCCATGCATCAAGAGCATTAGATATTTCTAAAGCTGCGTTCGATGAAATCGGAGATATCAATCATGGTACTATTCCGGTTGAATATGAAATTGTCGACTAA
- a CDS encoding GNAT family N-acetyltransferase, translating into MNIKGKKVVLRAIEKSDLELLLKWSNDPEINYMLGGWHFPSGMSDQEKWFDTLSLNSNNQRFAIDTEELGLIGMANLVNINWKDRNAFHGMLLGDKDMRGKGYGVDTIMAVNRYAFEELGLMRMNGSMISYNEASIGVYTKKCGWVVEGVKKNHYFRKNQWWDEVVVGITREDHFNLINENNYWGKE; encoded by the coding sequence ATGAACATTAAAGGGAAAAAAGTAGTTTTGAGAGCAATAGAAAAAAGTGATTTAGAGCTGTTGCTTAAATGGTCGAACGACCCCGAAATTAATTATATGTTAGGAGGATGGCATTTTCCTTCCGGAATGAGTGATCAGGAAAAATGGTTTGATACATTATCACTGAATTCAAATAATCAAAGATTTGCTATAGATACCGAAGAATTGGGACTTATAGGAATGGCAAATCTGGTAAATATTAATTGGAAAGATAGAAATGCATTTCACGGAATGCTTTTAGGAGATAAAGATATGAGAGGTAAAGGCTATGGAGTAGATACTATTATGGCTGTTAACCGTTATGCTTTTGAAGAATTGGGATTGATGAGAATGAATGGTTCAATGATTTCTTATAATGAAGCTTCAATTGGTGTTTATACTAAAAAATGTGGCTGGGTTGTAGAAGGTGTTAAAAAAAATCATTACTTCAGAAAAAATCAATGGTGGGATGAGGTTGTTGTAGGAATTACACGTGAGGATCATTTTAATCTGATCAACGAAAATAATTATTGGGGAAAAGAATAA
- the rfbC gene encoding dTDP-4-dehydrorhamnose 3,5-epimerase, with the protein MKIKETPLKDCYIIEPTIFEDDRGYFFEKFNEKKFEELTGMNGHFVQDNISKSSCGVLRGLHLQKGEHAQAKLVSCLEGRVWDVAVDLREDSPTFGQWFGIELTAENKIQMYVPRGFGHGFSVLSETAVFSYKCDNFYNKESEGSVKFNDPDLMIDWKIDQKDMILSEKDLVAPGFKEKNF; encoded by the coding sequence ATGAAAATAAAAGAAACCCCGCTTAAGGATTGTTATATCATAGAACCCACTATATTTGAAGACGACAGAGGCTATTTCTTTGAAAAATTCAATGAAAAAAAATTTGAAGAACTTACAGGCATGAACGGCCATTTCGTGCAGGATAATATTTCAAAATCTTCCTGCGGAGTTCTCAGAGGACTTCATTTACAGAAAGGAGAACATGCTCAGGCAAAATTAGTTTCGTGTTTGGAAGGAAGAGTATGGGACGTTGCAGTAGACCTTAGAGAAGATTCTCCAACATTTGGACAATGGTTCGGGATAGAACTTACCGCAGAAAATAAAATACAGATGTATGTTCCCAGAGGATTTGGTCACGGATTTTCAGTATTGAGCGAAACAGCTGTTTTTTCATACAAATGCGATAATTTTTATAATAAAGAATCTGAAGGAAGTGTGAAATTCAATGATCCGGATCTCATGATAGACTGGAAAATAGATCAAAAAGATATGATACTTTCTGAAAAAGATCTGGTTGCTCCAGGCTTCAAAGAGAAAAACTTTTAA
- a CDS encoding sugar transferase — MSQYKYWKNIFDATLALILIVFLMPLLIMLIFIAGIDTASGGLFVQKRIGQYGKPFMIYKLRTIHRKKRACSKTGLTLRKLKLDELPQLFNILKGDMSFVGPRPDIEGYYDRLKGTDREVLELKPGLTCEASIEYRNEESLLKNQDDPLKYNDEVLFPHKVKMNLLYLKNRSLKNDMKIMWKTLVVILK; from the coding sequence ATGAGTCAGTATAAATATTGGAAAAACATTTTTGATGCTACATTAGCTTTAATTTTGATTGTTTTCCTGATGCCGTTACTCATTATGTTAATCTTCATAGCAGGAATTGATACCGCTTCCGGTGGATTATTTGTCCAGAAAAGAATAGGGCAGTATGGGAAACCTTTTATGATCTATAAATTAAGAACAATTCATAGAAAAAAAAGAGCCTGTTCTAAAACTGGGCTGACATTGAGAAAATTAAAACTGGATGAGCTGCCACAGCTTTTCAATATTCTAAAAGGGGATATGAGCTTTGTAGGCCCAAGACCTGATATCGAAGGATACTATGACAGACTGAAAGGTACAGACAGGGAAGTCCTGGAATTAAAACCCGGACTTACATGCGAAGCAAGTATAGAATACAGAAATGAAGAAAGCCTGCTGAAAAATCAGGATGATCCCTTAAAATATAATGATGAGGTACTTTTTCCTCATAAAGTAAAAATGAATTTGTTATACCTTAAAAATAGGTCTTTGAAAAATGATATGAAGATTATGTGGAAAACATTAGTCGTCATTTTAAAATAA
- a CDS encoding sugar transferase: protein MYKLFIKRIIDFILALIFLLIFSPIFLFVMIGLWMVNQGSPFFFQKRAGRNDKIFKIIKFKTMNDKKDSHGILLSDTERLTSFGAFVRKTSLDELPQFFNILKGEMSLIGPRPLLPEYLEFYSEYHKRRHLVRPGITGLAQVKGRNQMKFSERFNNDVYYVENLSLILDIKIIFLTVKSILFKSSTIVNGQTVDEVDDLGISRNLSRNHFKK, encoded by the coding sequence ATGTATAAATTATTTATAAAAAGAATTATCGATTTTATTTTAGCTTTAATCTTTTTACTGATCTTCAGCCCGATATTTTTATTTGTGATGATAGGTCTTTGGATGGTTAATCAGGGAAGTCCTTTTTTCTTTCAAAAAAGAGCAGGTAGAAATGATAAAATCTTTAAAATCATTAAATTTAAAACAATGAATGATAAAAAGGACAGCCATGGAATCCTTTTATCAGATACAGAAAGACTCACCTCATTTGGTGCGTTTGTAAGAAAGACATCGTTGGATGAATTACCACAGTTTTTTAATATTTTAAAAGGTGAAATGAGTTTGATTGGCCCCAGACCATTATTACCTGAATATTTAGAATTTTATTCTGAATATCACAAGAGAAGACATTTGGTACGTCCTGGCATTACAGGATTAGCGCAAGTAAAAGGAAGAAATCAAATGAAATTTTCTGAAAGATTTAATAATGATGTTTATTATGTTGAAAATCTTTCACTTATTTTAGATATAAAAATTATATTTTTGACTGTAAAATCCATTTTATTTAAGTCATCAACAATTGTGAACGGTCAGACAGTGGATGAAGTAGATGATTTAGGAATAAGCAGAAATTTAAGCAGAAATCATTTTAAAAAATAA
- a CDS encoding aminotransferase class I/II-fold pyridoxal phosphate-dependent enzyme, translated as MANKIWLSSPHMGGTELKYINEAFAENWVAPLGPNVNGFEDDLEQFLGNNVKAAALSAGTAALHLALIECGVQYGDEVICQSMTFSASANPIAYCGAIPVFIDSESDTWNMCPKALKEAIEDRIQKGKKPKAIIVVHLYGMPAKMDEIIAIAKEFQIEVIEDAAEALGSSYKGKACGTFGRFGILSFNGNKIITTSGGGALVCHTQEDKDKIVFLSTQARDNAPHYQHSHIGFNYRMSNIVAGIGRGQMEVLKDRVAARRAMHDFYVELFKDINGVTVFSEPADDYYSNHWLSAIIVDPEMTGKDRESLRLTFLEDNIESRPLWKPMHLQPVFENTPYYGTNVSEKLFDNGLCLPSGSNLSDEERERIAYVIKSYFAS; from the coding sequence ATGGCAAATAAAATATGGTTATCATCCCCACACATGGGAGGAACCGAATTAAAATATATCAACGAGGCTTTCGCAGAAAACTGGGTAGCACCTCTGGGCCCCAATGTAAACGGATTTGAAGACGATTTGGAACAGTTTCTGGGAAATAATGTAAAAGCGGCTGCGCTTTCCGCAGGAACAGCAGCACTTCACCTTGCCCTTATAGAATGTGGGGTTCAGTATGGAGATGAGGTAATTTGTCAGTCAATGACATTCTCTGCCTCTGCTAATCCTATTGCATATTGCGGAGCAATTCCTGTTTTTATAGACAGCGAATCTGATACATGGAATATGTGTCCCAAAGCTCTGAAAGAAGCAATAGAAGATAGAATTCAAAAAGGGAAAAAACCAAAAGCAATTATCGTGGTTCATTTGTATGGGATGCCGGCAAAAATGGATGAGATTATTGCGATTGCTAAAGAATTTCAGATTGAAGTTATTGAAGATGCGGCAGAAGCTCTAGGATCTTCCTATAAAGGAAAGGCATGTGGAACATTCGGACGTTTCGGTATTTTGAGTTTTAATGGAAATAAAATTATAACAACTTCAGGAGGAGGAGCTTTAGTATGCCATACTCAGGAAGACAAAGATAAAATAGTTTTTCTTTCTACTCAGGCAAGGGACAATGCTCCTCATTATCAGCATTCTCATATTGGTTTCAATTATAGAATGAGCAATATTGTAGCCGGAATTGGACGCGGTCAGATGGAAGTTCTTAAAGACAGAGTGGCAGCAAGAAGAGCAATGCATGATTTCTACGTAGAGCTCTTCAAAGATATAAACGGTGTAACTGTATTTTCTGAGCCCGCTGATGACTATTATTCAAATCACTGGCTTTCTGCTATTATCGTAGATCCTGAAATGACCGGGAAAGACAGAGAAAGCCTTAGATTGACTTTCTTGGAGGATAATATAGAATCAAGACCTTTATGGAAACCGATGCATTTGCAGCCCGTTTTTGAAAATACACCTTATTATGGAACAAATGTTTCTGAGAAACTGTTTGATAATGGCCTGTGTTTACCTTCAGGATCTAACCTGTCAGATGAAGAAAGAGAAAGAATTGCTTACGTAATTAAGTCTTATTTCGCATCTTAA
- a CDS encoding exodeoxyribonuclease III has protein sequence MRLITYNVNGIRAAFTKDFLGWLKTADPDIVCIQESKAGNDQIDIESLEKIGYHSYWHSAVRKGYSGVGIASKIKPNHIEYGCGIESYDNEGRIIRADFDGYSVISVYVPSASNIERLEFKMQFCHDFLTYIKELRKTIPNLVISGDFNICHEAIDIHDPIRLKNVSGFLPMEREWMTSFIEECELIDSFRFFNNEPDNYTWWSYRQNSRAKNKGWRLDYNFATYTLKDKLSRAVILKEAVHSDHCPALLELNV, from the coding sequence ATGAGGTTAATCACTTATAACGTCAACGGAATCAGGGCTGCTTTTACGAAAGATTTTTTAGGCTGGCTGAAGACTGCTGATCCGGATATTGTCTGTATTCAGGAGAGTAAAGCAGGAAACGATCAGATTGATATTGAAAGTCTTGAAAAAATAGGTTACCATAGTTATTGGCATTCTGCAGTAAGAAAAGGCTATAGCGGTGTAGGAATTGCGTCAAAAATCAAACCTAATCATATTGAATACGGATGTGGTATTGAAAGCTACGATAATGAAGGCAGGATCATCCGTGCGGATTTTGACGGGTATTCCGTAATTTCTGTCTATGTCCCTTCCGCCAGTAATATTGAAAGGCTGGAATTTAAGATGCAGTTCTGCCACGATTTCCTGACTTATATAAAGGAATTAAGAAAAACGATCCCTAACCTTGTTATTTCGGGAGATTTCAATATATGTCATGAAGCTATCGATATTCACGATCCGATCCGTTTAAAGAACGTTTCCGGCTTTCTACCGATGGAAAGAGAATGGATGACAAGTTTTATCGAAGAATGTGAACTGATTGACAGTTTCAGGTTTTTTAATAATGAGCCGGATAATTATACCTGGTGGAGCTACAGACAGAATTCCAGAGCTAAGAACAAAGGCTGGAGGCTGGATTATAATTTTGCCACCTATACGTTAAAAGACAAGCTCTCAAGAGCAGTCATTTTAAAGGAGGCTGTACATTCGGACCACTGCCCTGCTTTATTAGAATTGAACGTCTAG
- a CDS encoding S41 family peptidase, which translates to MRKISLFILFFFSLHFSAQALSETQKLESLCRVWGFLKYYHPHVAKGDFDWDKQLFQKIDELDNIHDKDQLNELYFKWISSLGKVDECKQCSKEAKEKVYFLKNFDLSWINDKHIFNKKLIQQLNFIEKNRNLGSSHYFGSGGKKVYFRNENSYGSKFTSKQISLLELFRYWNLVEYFFPYKYQTDQNWNDVLAEMIPKFLHINDDESYHLTLAELVAKVDDSHAFLYSPMINTHQYGRRKVPVEYTYAEGKLVVTRILTNQLNEEIPLKTGDIIYDVNGKTIPQMVNSFGKYVPASNSWGKINKVKNLFLFSNNDSITIKMERDGNNLIIKTKTYLLKDIIREKPSVKQKWKFLDKDKKTGYVNMGIIEKGDLDDMYRDLKSTTSIIFDLRNYPKLTIFPLSRMILPEKSIYYQFNFPETDYLSKFYSAKNSIGRKNPDYYKGNVVVLVDENTQSQAETTAMMFKQHPKSKVIGSNTSGANGDVIRFKIADLDTCFTGLGAYYPDGRETQRIGIVPDIVIKPTVKGIQEGKDEVLERALDYIKTGF; encoded by the coding sequence ATGAGAAAGATTTCTCTTTTCATTTTATTTTTTTTCAGTTTACATTTTTCTGCACAGGCTTTATCTGAAACTCAAAAATTAGAATCACTCTGCAGGGTCTGGGGATTTCTGAAATACTATCACCCTCATGTTGCCAAAGGAGATTTTGATTGGGACAAGCAGCTTTTTCAGAAAATAGATGAGCTTGATAATATTCATGACAAGGATCAGCTTAATGAATTGTATTTTAAGTGGATCAGCAGTCTTGGAAAGGTTGATGAATGCAAACAATGTTCAAAGGAAGCTAAGGAGAAGGTATACTTTTTGAAAAATTTTGATCTAAGCTGGATCAATGATAAGCATATATTCAATAAAAAACTCATCCAGCAGCTTAATTTCATCGAAAAAAACAGAAACCTTGGAAGCAGCCATTACTTTGGAAGTGGTGGAAAAAAAGTTTATTTCAGAAATGAAAATTCATACGGTTCAAAATTCACTTCAAAACAGATTTCCCTTCTTGAACTCTTCAGATACTGGAATCTGGTAGAATATTTTTTTCCATACAAATATCAGACAGACCAAAACTGGAATGATGTTTTAGCGGAAATGATTCCCAAATTTCTCCATATCAATGATGATGAAAGCTATCATCTGACTCTTGCTGAACTGGTAGCAAAAGTTGATGATTCTCATGCATTCCTGTATTCTCCCATGATCAACACCCATCAGTATGGAAGGAGAAAAGTTCCTGTAGAATATACGTATGCTGAAGGAAAACTAGTTGTAACCAGGATCCTCACCAATCAGCTGAACGAAGAAATTCCCTTAAAAACAGGCGATATCATTTATGATGTTAATGGAAAGACAATTCCTCAAATGGTCAACAGCTTTGGAAAATATGTTCCTGCTTCCAATTCCTGGGGGAAGATCAACAAGGTGAAAAATCTTTTCCTTTTCAGCAATAATGATTCGATTACCATTAAGATGGAACGGGACGGAAATAATCTGATTATCAAAACAAAAACCTATCTCCTGAAAGATATCATCCGGGAAAAGCCTTCCGTTAAGCAAAAATGGAAGTTTCTGGATAAAGATAAAAAGACAGGCTATGTAAATATGGGTATTATTGAAAAAGGTGACCTGGATGACATGTACAGGGATTTAAAATCTACAACATCCATCATATTTGATCTCAGAAATTATCCCAAACTGACCATTTTTCCTTTAAGCAGGATGATTCTCCCGGAAAAATCAATTTATTATCAATTTAATTTCCCTGAGACAGATTATTTGAGTAAATTTTATAGCGCAAAAAACAGTATCGGCAGAAAGAATCCGGATTACTATAAAGGAAATGTAGTGGTTTTGGTGGATGAGAATACACAGAGCCAGGCAGAAACCACCGCTATGATGTTTAAACAGCACCCGAAATCGAAGGTGATAGGAAGCAATACTTCAGGGGCTAACGGTGATGTCATCAGGTTTAAAATTGCAGATCTTGATACATGCTTTACAGGCCTCGGAGCTTATTATCCTGACGGGAGGGAAACACAGAGGATAGGAATTGTTCCTGATATTGTAATAAAACCTACTGTGAAGGGGATACAAGAAGGAAAAGATGAAGTTCTGGAAAGAGCTTTAGATTATATAAAGACCGGTTTTTAG
- a CDS encoding bifunctional response regulator/alkaline phosphatase family protein: protein MSEKILWIDDEIDLLKPHIVFLEKKGYQVTPVNNVNEALELMDSEKFALTLIDENMPGISGLEAIPMIKEKDNSLKIVMVTKSEEEHIMEEAIGSQIADYILKPVNPNQILLSLKKNLQEDNLVEQKTILQYQQEFRNLSMELSYIRTYQEWAEYYKKILSWEIKFDKVADNEFSDLLQSQKEEANIQFAKFIEKNYEGWLTDSDKPLMSHTLFKEKVKPEVEKEKVLLLMVDNLRFDQWKVIEPLFTKYYNKVSEDYYYSILPTATQYARNSFFAGLMPSEIEKRFPDKWFNDNEEGNKNEFERDFLEDQMKRIGLGSKSMKYLKVLNADFERKIYDDFNQHKNNDLLVIVYNFIDILSHAKTDNHIVDQLIRDDKTFRSLTFNWFENSSIIKIIKAAAESGYKLVITTDHGTVYVKRPSKVVGDRETSTNIRYKTGKSLTYDDSDVWAIANPEKLFLPKGNLSSKYIFAKNNIFLAYPKNYNHFVNYYKETYQHGGISLEECIIPFSILEPK, encoded by the coding sequence ATGTCGGAAAAGATATTATGGATAGATGATGAAATAGATTTACTCAAACCCCATATCGTATTTTTAGAAAAAAAAGGTTACCAGGTAACCCCTGTTAACAATGTAAATGAGGCTCTGGAGCTTATGGATTCAGAGAAATTTGCGTTAACACTTATTGATGAAAATATGCCCGGCATTTCGGGATTGGAAGCCATTCCTATGATCAAGGAGAAAGATAATTCTTTAAAGATCGTCATGGTCACGAAAAGTGAGGAAGAGCATATTATGGAAGAAGCTATCGGATCTCAGATTGCTGACTACATTCTTAAGCCGGTAAATCCTAACCAGATTTTATTATCATTAAAAAAGAATCTCCAGGAGGATAATCTTGTGGAGCAAAAAACAATTCTTCAGTACCAACAGGAGTTCAGAAACCTGTCTATGGAGCTTTCTTATATCAGAACGTACCAGGAATGGGCAGAATATTATAAGAAAATCCTGAGCTGGGAGATTAAATTTGATAAAGTAGCAGATAACGAATTCTCTGATCTTCTGCAGTCGCAGAAAGAGGAAGCCAATATCCAGTTTGCAAAATTTATTGAAAAAAATTACGAGGGATGGCTGACGGATTCTGATAAGCCTTTGATGAGCCATACTCTTTTTAAGGAAAAAGTAAAGCCTGAGGTGGAGAAAGAAAAAGTTCTTCTTCTTATGGTAGACAATCTTCGTTTCGATCAGTGGAAGGTTATCGAACCGTTATTTACAAAATATTACAATAAGGTATCAGAAGATTATTATTACAGTATTCTTCCTACGGCTACACAGTATGCCAGAAACTCTTTCTTTGCAGGGCTGATGCCGTCTGAGATCGAAAAGCGTTTTCCAGACAAGTGGTTCAATGATAATGAAGAAGGAAATAAAAATGAATTTGAGCGTGATTTTCTGGAAGACCAGATGAAAAGAATCGGGCTAGGATCTAAATCTATGAAGTATCTTAAAGTTCTGAATGCAGATTTTGAGAGAAAGATTTATGATGATTTTAACCAGCATAAAAATAATGACCTTCTGGTCATTGTGTATAACTTTATTGATATTCTTTCTCATGCTAAAACGGATAATCATATTGTAGACCAATTGATCCGTGATGATAAGACTTTCAGATCTCTTACTTTTAACTGGTTTGAAAATTCGTCAATAATAAAAATCATAAAAGCAGCGGCAGAAAGCGGTTATAAACTTGTCATCACTACCGACCACGGAACAGTATATGTTAAAAGACCTAGTAAGGTAGTGGGCGATCGTGAAACATCAACCAATATCCGTTATAAAACAGGGAAAAGTTTAACATATGATGACAGTGATGTCTGGGCAATCGCCAATCCTGAGAAACTGTTCCTGCCAAAAGGAAATTTAAGTTCGAAATATATTTTCGCAAAGAACAATATTTTCCTGGCTTATCCGAAGAATTATAATCACTTTGTTAATTACTATAAAGAAACTTACCAGCACGGGGGAATTTCATTGGAAGAATGTATTATTCCTTTCAGCATTTTAGAACCCAAGTAG
- the rimO gene encoding 30S ribosomal protein S12 methylthiotransferase RimO, with amino-acid sequence MRTKSVGKKKINVVTLGCSKNVYDSEVLMSQLKANGKEVVHEDRGDIVVINTCGFIDNAKEESINTILEYVEAKNRGEVEKVFVTGCLSERYKPDLIKEIPDVDQYFGTRDLPILLKHLGADYKHELVGERLTTTPKHYAYLKISEGCDRPCSFCAIPLMRGGHVSTPIEKLVLETQKLAKKGTKEIILIAQDLTYYGLDIYKKRALGELLKELVKVEGIEWIRLHYAFPSGFPEDVLDIIREEPKVCNYIDIPLQHINSELLKSMKRGTTHEKTNALLAKFRAKVPDMAVRTTLIVGYPGETEEIFQELKDWVREQKFDRLGCFTYSHEENTGAYVLEDNIPHEVKEARVEEIMELQSQISWEKNQEKIGKTFKCVFDRKEGNYFIGRTEYDSPDVDNTVLVSAEETYISIGDFAEVRITSAEEFDLYGELI; translated from the coding sequence ATGCGTACAAAATCTGTAGGGAAGAAGAAAATCAATGTGGTTACACTTGGATGCTCCAAGAATGTATATGATTCTGAAGTATTAATGAGCCAGCTGAAAGCTAACGGTAAGGAAGTGGTTCATGAAGACCGCGGAGATATTGTAGTGATCAACACATGCGGATTTATTGATAATGCAAAAGAAGAATCTATCAATACCATCCTGGAGTATGTAGAAGCGAAAAACAGAGGCGAAGTTGAGAAAGTTTTTGTTACTGGTTGCCTTTCCGAAAGATATAAGCCGGATCTTATTAAAGAGATTCCTGATGTAGATCAGTATTTTGGGACAAGAGATCTTCCTATTTTGTTAAAGCACCTTGGTGCAGATTACAAACATGAGCTGGTAGGAGAGAGACTTACCACAACTCCTAAACATTACGCATACCTTAAAATTTCAGAAGGCTGTGACAGGCCTTGTTCTTTCTGTGCCATTCCATTGATGAGAGGGGGACATGTATCTACTCCTATTGAAAAATTGGTTTTAGAAACTCAGAAACTGGCAAAAAAAGGAACAAAAGAAATTATTCTTATTGCACAGGATCTTACGTATTATGGTCTTGATATTTATAAAAAACGTGCACTTGGAGAACTTTTAAAAGAATTGGTGAAAGTTGAAGGGATAGAATGGATCCGTCTTCATTATGCTTTCCCAAGCGGTTTTCCTGAAGATGTTTTGGATATTATCCGCGAAGAACCTAAAGTCTGCAATTATATAGATATTCCCCTTCAGCATATTAATTCTGAGCTGTTGAAATCCATGAAGCGTGGAACCACTCATGAAAAAACGAATGCATTATTAGCCAAGTTTAGAGCAAAAGTTCCGGATATGGCTGTCAGAACTACTTTGATCGTAGGTTATCCGGGAGAAACTGAAGAAATATTCCAGGAACTGAAAGACTGGGTAAGAGAACAGAAATTTGACAGACTGGGATGTTTTACCTACTCTCATGAGGAAAATACCGGTGCTTATGTACTGGAAGATAATATCCCACACGAAGTGAAAGAAGCGAGAGTGGAAGAAATTATGGAGCTGCAGTCACAGATTTCGTGGGAAAAGAACCAGGAGAAGATCGGAAAAACATTCAAATGTGTATTTGACAGAAAAGAAGGGAATTATTTCATCGGAAGAACAGAATATGATTCTCCGGATGTAGATAATACAGTTCTGGTTTCTGCTGAAGAAACTTATATTTCAATTGGAGACTTTGCTGAGGTAAGAATAACTTCCGCAGAAGAGTTTGATTTATACGGAGAATTGATCTGA
- a CDS encoding GNAT family N-acetyltransferase: protein MYRFEIIDRSQPEWNKIVKSSDVYDFHHTSYYHSIDNNYNNKLFVAYHNNDFIALPLVIRPIGETGLFDCTSVYGYAGPLTNRERFDFDSGFKAFFKNSFDEYCMENSIVAAFSRLHPLIENEGFFDGFGKVMDINKTVAIDLTLPIDQQRAQYRKSNKSEINQLKRKGFIVTEAENQKDIDDFVSIYYETMERVNAASAYFFSKEYFNSFLNNNDFDSKLLLAKFDNKVTAGAIFTMTEKIMQYHLAGTTEEYIKETPMKLILDEARLLGNNRQMETLHLGGGVGGSDMDSLFRFKSGFSNKQCNFRVWQYIIDNLKYNELSEKVKDKNSNFFPLYRSE, encoded by the coding sequence ATGTATAGATTTGAGATTATAGATAGATCACAGCCAGAATGGAATAAGATTGTTAAATCTTCTGATGTCTATGATTTTCATCATACATCATATTACCATTCAATAGATAATAATTATAACAATAAATTATTTGTAGCCTATCACAATAATGATTTTATTGCTTTACCACTGGTAATAAGACCAATTGGAGAAACGGGTTTATTTGACTGTACTTCCGTATATGGATATGCAGGTCCATTGACTAATAGAGAGCGTTTCGATTTTGATTCCGGTTTCAAAGCTTTTTTTAAGAATTCATTTGATGAATACTGCATGGAAAATTCTATTGTTGCTGCATTTTCAAGATTACACCCCTTGATTGAAAATGAGGGATTCTTTGATGGCTTTGGAAAGGTGATGGACATTAATAAGACTGTAGCTATTGACCTTACTCTCCCTATTGATCAGCAAAGGGCTCAGTATCGAAAATCTAATAAGTCAGAAATAAATCAGCTTAAAAGAAAAGGGTTCATTGTTACCGAAGCAGAAAATCAAAAGGATATAGATGATTTTGTTTCTATATATTACGAAACAATGGAGCGTGTAAACGCTGCATCCGCATACTTTTTTTCCAAAGAATATTTTAATTCTTTTCTAAACAATAATGATTTTGATAGTAAATTGCTCTTGGCCAAATTTGATAACAAAGTTACAGCCGGAGCTATCTTTACAATGACTGAAAAAATAATGCAATATCATTTGGCGGGAACTACTGAGGAGTATATTAAAGAAACTCCTATGAAATTAATATTGGATGAAGCAAGACTTCTGGGAAATAATAGGCAGATGGAAACCTTGCATTTGGGGGGTGGAGTAGGAGGAAGTGATATGGATTCTCTTTTTCGTTTTAAATCTGGTTTTTCAAATAAGCAATGTAATTTTAGAGTGTGGCAGTACATCATTGATAATTTAAAATATAATGAACTCTCAGAAAAAGTTAAAGACAAAAACAGTAACTTTTTCCCACTATACCGCAGTGAGTAA